Part of the Cyprinus carpio isolate SPL01 chromosome A23, ASM1834038v1, whole genome shotgun sequence genome, cgtgcacatcAGCCgcacacttacacacaaacacgCGTGAACTTCAGACACGTCTAAATATGGAGCGGCGGATTCGATAACAAGCCGTCACACAAGGAGCCGTACAACGAAACAATCACAGCGGGAGAAACCAGAACAGCTTTCAAGGAaatctaaataaaagtaatacaaaCCTTACGAAGCACTACAAAAATACAACCAGAAAACTACTTGGagaatttttacacatttttttttttttttaaatgctaaaacaacCAAAACTCCAGAGCAAACACGATCTATAAACGTAAAAAACACCTGATTGTCAGTAGATTATGTAACAAAATGTCAGATAAACTGTCTGTATTGGCATGTTTTAAACTTTTCTATGgcttcacaaacacaaaaagtgtcaatgttttttaataacactGTCGTTTTCAACACTGGATCTATTGCTTTACTTCAAACTGCTTTCCCCCTCCGATGTGCGGCTTGTAAAGTGTTCCTTATAAAAGATATCACACTTGCTTTTATATGTTTCAATCTAATTTCTGTCTAATGCATTGAAAGTGGACAAGCACGTTTGCTCTGGGTTTCGGGCTGTTTTGAGGGCTTTTAAATGAGCAGGTGTCCCTCAGGGCTCGAGAGGAACGAGCGCCCCCCTCCTCCACGTCCTGGGCTCCAGTTTCTCTCTTGCTGTCATCCGAGAGTATTCCCATGATCACTACAGCGGCCACATCCCGACGCTCTTTAGCTCAGGACTGCAGACATCCTGAGAACACATTCTGACACTCAGTCTCGTGATGATGTCATCGCCACCGCCGGCCAATCAGATCACTGCGTTACAGCAACCACTGGACACAATGTTACTGCACTGCTTGCCAACAAAATCGCTGCAGTTCCTGCAGTTTCTAATGAATGCGTGTGTTTATCTTATTTACAAATCTTTCACcctaaaagcaaaagaaaaaaaaatctaagaaatgttattctgcataaaaaaaaataagtttaattttaatttttttttttttttactataatgtgaaaaaaaatctcattctcgATATTTTAAATACAGCAACAGTAAAGAAAATCATAATTGGGGAAACAACAATTTCAacgattttttctttctttcttttttccccctttattaatgagtttttttaatgattaaaatcagcataaattaaaggaAGTAAAACAAATACTACATTGTGTACTTGTATTTATTGAtaactaaaatgtatatatatattccataaaaaaatatttttaaatatttggagGGGGCAAATTAATTATTctgcataaaaaaatttaatattcattttatttattttttttactataatgtgaaaaaatctcattctcaatattttaaaaatacagtaacagtaaagaaaatcatactgggaacaatgattatgatttttttttactttttccccctattaatgagtttttttaatgattaaattcaGCATAAATGATAAGGAAGTAAAACAAATACTACATTATGTACTTGTATTTATAGCAGCTGGGACttcataattacaattttatacaattctatttatttaaatatttttattatatatatattccataattTTTTAGGGGGCAAATTAATGCATAGTTTTCAAGAAAATAATGACacaatgcaaataatattatagaTACAAAAACAGGTCTCATTTTCTTtccagcaaaatatatattttttgggggggtgattAGGGTTGAAATATGATTTGAATATGTTCCTGAAGGTTGTGTGTGAGATTAACcagtttttactaaaataaaaccagCACACAAATGCTACCAAAATAAGCTCAGATTACTCATTCAAACCTCAGACACCTAAGATTAAAATAAGCAGTGGAGAACAGGACGGACTAATCCTACCTTAACGAACGTGTAATGTCTCTTTTCTAATCCCCGCCTGCATTCAAGCCCTCAGGAACAGAGAGCAAACAAGTGAAACGACGGCCTTGGCATTCCAAATATTCCCTCCCTGGGGCTCCGTGTTTCCATGGGACGGGAATTCACTCGAGAACAGCTCCCACCGGACCAAAACAAACACCACTGGCTCATCAGCAAATACACTTTTAAGCATAAAATTGTTAAGAATAACGTTgtcagggacacacacacacacacacaatgcttaTGTGTAggcaggttgtgtgtgtgtgtgtgagtgcgtgtgttgtgtgtgtgtgtgtgtgtgtgcgtgtgttcacatCAACAGTTGTCTTCTCAAAAACAAACACGCTTCCTGGACACACTCCCTGAAAACGCACTAGCAATGCCAAAGTCATGGGCTCAACACAGAGGAAATGCAcagtgattaaaaatacagtcatcagtgtctcatcaatgggtgctctgcagtgaatgggtgccgtcagaatgagagtacaaacagctgataaaaacatcacaataatccacaagtaatccacagcactccagtccatcagttaacatctggagaagacaataGATGAAACAATATaagctcaatatatatataatatatatatatatatatatatagctgaaacaatatattttatatattttatatatataatatattttatatatatatggactctcattctgaattGATGAGTTAATtacgcaatgctacatttctacaaattagATCGTGGATTACATTTTCCTTttagggtgaactgttcctttaagtcacttcagataaaagcatctgccaaatgcataaaagcaATTGCATTTTGAATTTCCATGAACGCCACGTCCACTTCCTCTAATTCTGCTCGCATGGCAGTAAAGAGCAACTCTATTAATTCTACATAAGCTGCCCAAAGGCCACATTCAACACACAAGATGAGCTCTGCTTGTGTTAATAGCTGATCTTTAAATCTGGCCTGGAAACCAATTTACAAAGCCTGTTTTGGTCTTCATGTAGTTTTCTTGTAGGATAAACATGACTATAAATGTGCATTTGAAGCCTCAAAGCCTGTTTTGGTCTTCATTACATGCAAGACACCTAAAAGAAGTCAAAGCTGCTCTttacacaaacaaaatacaacaaacttTCATTGAAGCCTGtgtgcagaaaaacaaacaagcctGCATCTATCAAACACACTGGTTTACATGCAATTAGTCTGGATGCAAGAATCACAACGACTCCTGTTGGTTTCATGATAGAAGATAGCTGTCATGTTTTCTTGGATACACACCTGACAGAGCTGCAGATCGAGTTTAAAACACACTGATAACCCATAACACATCTCATCAGCAGAAGAAGGGTTCGAGCATCTCGCATGTTCAATAAACATTCTCAGCTAACATCAGCACGAAACCACCACCATCACCAAGAAGACAAGCGTGAGATGAATTATTCAGAGAGTGAGTGTGTTAGTGGAGAGGAGCCAATCTTCTGTTAAGCATTAGTCGTGAaggaagaggaggaaaaaacCCGGCACCGGTTAAAAGACACCAAGAAGCTCTCTCTGAGATTGTGAGATGATTGTGAGGTCCTCCACGCCAGCGGGCGTCCGTACCTGTCTGCTTCCTCACGTGACTGGCTCTCAGCGAGGAACCTGCGATCCTCTGCTTCATCTCGGACGAAAGCACGCGACCTTTCTGCATCCACTCTTGCATCTTGTTGACGGTGACTCCGGGGTGTTTGGGCACCGCTGCGTCGTCGCGGGATTGGCGCGAGGAAGCAAGCGTCGGGAGGGTTTCTGTAGGGTTCGCCTGTTGCACACCGAGACCCGATGCGACGGCGGCTCGCGGCTCTTCCTCGCGGTTTGACGAGTACTTCACCTTGCTATCGCTCACCGACCGCTGGAGCGTCGGTTTGGGACTCGCGTCGCGAATATTCTGCAAGCTTCTGCTCTGCGTCAGTCCCACCTCACATCGTCCGAGAAACGCAAAGAACGCTGAATCGGAATCGTTCCTACGTTCTTCGGACGAACACGCGTCGCTTTCCGTGCTTACGCTGTCGTGGGATTGACTAGCGCTGCTGGCCTGATCCACAAATCCGTTATCTTCGACCTGACCGTCGAAACTGATGTCGTGCATTGTGTTTATTAGCAAATAATACGCCTCTTTCAGTTGGGACTTCAGTCTGTCGGTTTCGTTAGATTCCGACTCCGATATTGGCTCAACTATATTCGTATTTCGCTCTTTCAAGTGAGTGTGAGACTCATAAAAGGGCAGAGTTTGGTTATCATAATAATCGTCGTCCTCGCTGTCGACTGAGTGGTGTCGAGGGGCCCCGTCTCTCAGCCCAGGGGCCACTGTTATTTCCAGATCAGTGGGGAAAAAAGTCGGACTCTGTAATGCTGGCATCCTAAATTCTCCATGATACTCCAGCGAACTCTCTATAACCTGAATTAAATCGCTTTCCGCGTCTATATAATCAAACACATGAGGCTGGGGGCCCCTGGCGTGACGTTCAAAGTCGCTCGTAATGTTGTCCCCGGCCTTTTGCTCGAGTAGTGTAACATTTGGTTGTTTATTCTTTAGATCTTGACCATCTGTTAGCTTTAAAGCCTCTCGTCGGGGTTTTAAATCGCAGCCGCTGAAGCCGATCGAGTCTCCGCGGACCCGCGGCGTGTGGACGCGCTTCAGCTCGGTGCGCTCGCTTTGATCAGCGGGGGCCCCGGGCCTTGAGAACCCGCTCCCGTGCGCGTCCGCACGACCGCCGGTGACACGCACAGCGCACCGGGGAGCCGCGCTGTAGCCGCCGAAGGCAGCCACCGGATCCGCGTTCACACACCTCTCCTCACACCTCATCGCATGtgaaatgtaatctctctctgtctgcgtTTGAGAAACTTTTTCTTTACCTTCTCTCGGCCGGTTCGAGGTGCTCGCGTCTTTCCCTTTGGGTTTCTTGCCCCTGAGTTTGGCTAGAATTGTCCTCCGCAGAGGATCAGCCATCGGTACCGATCCGATCCTCCAGCTTTAACTCCGTTCAGCGGGGCTCCGGAACAAAAGTAACCGTGTTAGAAGCGCGTCCGTGCGGCCAGGAGACTCCGACACACCGCGGTCAGAGCGCTGCTCCATGATCCACTGAAATCaaatcacacacgcacacacattctctctctctctctctctctctctctctctctctctctctctctctctctgtgacacacacacacacacattctctctctctctctctctctgtgacacacacacacacacattctctctctctctctgcgtgtgtgtgttgaaatAGTTCAGATAGTTTCTGCGGGGGTTAAAGGTTTAGAGGCGGAGCTCAAACAAACTCCACATGCAACCAGCAGCTCTGCAGCTACTGAAGTTAACGCATCAGCTTCTAACTATTCTGTACTAAAAGATTTGTATAtactattcaattcaattcagatgtatttgtatagcgcttttcacattacacattgtttcaaagcaacatTACAGAAAACGCACGTGTCTACATTACAAAGCAGAAGCATAGTAATACAAACTACTTAAAAACCTATATTGCAtgcat contains:
- the LOC109064196 gene encoding uncharacterized protein LOC109064196, which codes for MADPLRRTILAKLRGKKPKGKDASTSNRPREGKEKVSQTQTERDYISHAMRCEERCVNADPVAAFGGYSAAPRCAVRVTGGRADAHGSGFSRPGAPADQSERTELKRVHTPRVRGDSIGFSGCDLKPRREALKLTDGQDLKNKQPNVTLLEQKAGDNITSDFERHARGPQPHVFDYIDAESDLIQVIESSLEYHGEFRMPALQSPTFFPTDLEITVAPGLRDGAPRHHSVDSEDDDYYDNQTLPFYESHTHLKERNTNIVEPISESESNETDRLKSQLKEAYYLLINTMHDISFDGQVEDNGFVDQASSASQSHDSVSTESDACSSEERRNDSDSAFFAFLGRCEVGLTQSRSLQNIRDASPKPTLQRSVSDSKVKYSSNREEEPRAAVASGLGVQQANPTETLPTLASSRQSRDDAAVPKHPGVTVNKMQEWMQKGRVLSSEMKQRIAGSSLRASHVRKQTAAVEFISGPSVCLRDSGARQASFNHITVSKKRQWLQQSCARPVRSLRTSQAPPAAEERSTHTRKTHPPSAKKLMSNRQRSAGPSRGERRRRRGRDLVQPPSPQEEKRPICRTCVPIGRQNPDGTRRSRQRRRGEQSLRSFRAIHWWTFSLF